The Candidatus Woesearchaeota archaeon genome has a window encoding:
- a CDS encoding BatA domain-containing protein — translation MAFIQIGYMLGLWALLFLVPFIILYLIRPKPKEMSIPSLMFFMRQSKMNRITSFFKTFIRDLIFLMQLLVLASLAFSIAQPYKMYSHDVSSENTVFVIDVSASSKSVENSKIIFDKIIEKAQSLIGRRNTVVLAKDAPLVALQDASSGETSDYLKKLKPLDTASKIGDAIILAGELMSGKKGRVIAISDFINTGGQDPNVAKKVLLSKGLSVDFINVRGKISGNVGFVDLNIKEDSTTAYIKNFNDEAKTIKLAVGSKETDITLNPKSTEAYSFETPSGTTKLEIKTKDDFSVDNTAYMSVPSNKKIRVLLITNNQSAFIKNALKASDAVDLSISEPPIIAKDSYDIYIVHNIDKAQILPGTFEDLQKKANDGASLIIHVQEESANIDYRGALPLIITGAAESAFINTEQTTKFTKNINFGRVNSYFSTRAHKGTVIATASNSSILSMEKRGSGNVFYYGILEKASDFKFSPDYPIFWLELVNYLVGRQDIKSLNYRTGNMLILDKAETIETPSKKIKQATLILEEQGLYKVGGKTIAVNLLNERESNIAPSESYGQKGEEFVLKPVKEQRKFQLEIPLLIASMLILMLELLYIKIRGEI, via the coding sequence ATGGCATTCATTCAAATCGGCTACATGCTTGGATTGTGGGCATTGCTGTTCCTTGTCCCATTCATCATCCTCTATTTAATAAGGCCAAAGCCAAAGGAAATGAGCATTCCTTCGCTGATGTTCTTCATGCGCCAGTCAAAGATGAACAGGATAACATCCTTCTTCAAGACATTCATCCGCGATCTTATCTTCCTCATGCAGCTGCTCGTGCTGGCATCCCTTGCATTCTCAATTGCCCAGCCCTACAAGATGTACAGCCACGATGTTTCATCAGAAAACACTGTTTTTGTGATAGATGTTTCCGCAAGCTCAAAGTCAGTTGAAAATTCAAAAATAATATTCGACAAAATAATAGAAAAAGCCCAGAGCCTTATCGGCAGAAGAAATACAGTTGTTCTTGCCAAAGATGCCCCTTTAGTTGCATTGCAGGACGCATCATCAGGGGAAACATCAGATTATTTAAAAAAACTAAAGCCCTTGGACACAGCCTCAAAGATAGGCGATGCCATAATACTTGCAGGCGAATTGATGTCCGGGAAAAAAGGCCGCGTTATTGCAATAAGCGACTTCATCAATACAGGCGGCCAGGATCCGAATGTTGCAAAAAAAGTTCTGCTTTCAAAAGGCCTTTCAGTTGATTTCATCAATGTCAGAGGCAAAATTTCAGGCAATGTAGGATTTGTAGATTTAAATATAAAAGAAGATTCGACAACAGCATACATAAAGAATTTCAATGATGAGGCAAAAACAATAAAGCTCGCTGTTGGCAGCAAGGAAACAGATATAACGCTCAACCCAAAATCAACAGAGGCATATTCATTTGAAACTCCGTCAGGAACAACAAAGCTTGAAATAAAAACAAAGGATGATTTTTCAGTTGACAACACAGCATATATGAGCGTTCCGTCTAATAAGAAAATAAGAGTTTTATTAATAACCAACAACCAATCTGCATTCATTAAAAATGCATTGAAGGCATCAGATGCTGTTGATCTTTCAATATCAGAGCCGCCGATAATCGCAAAAGACAGTTATGATATTTACATAGTCCACAACATTGACAAAGCCCAGATATTGCCAGGCACATTTGAGGACCTTCAAAAAAAGGCAAATGATGGCGCAAGCCTGATCATTCATGTCCAGGAAGAATCCGCAAATATAGACTATAGGGGAGCATTGCCTCTTATAATTACAGGAGCTGCAGAAAGCGCCTTCATCAACACAGAACAAACAACTAAATTTACAAAAAACATAAATTTCGGCAGGGTTAATTCTTATTTTTCAACAAGAGCCCACAAGGGAACAGTCATTGCAACGGCATCAAACAGCTCGATATTATCAATGGAAAAAAGGGGAAGCGGCAATGTATTTTATTACGGAATCCTTGAAAAGGCATCCGATTTCAAGTTCTCACCAGACTATCCGATCTTCTGGCTTGAGCTTGTTAACTACCTTGTCGGAAGGCAGGACATAAAAAGCCTCAACTACAGGACAGGCAATATGCTGATCCTTGACAAGGCAGAAACAATAGAGACTCCGTCAAAGAAGATAAAGCAGGCAACATTGATTCTGGAAGAGCAGGGATTGTATAAGGTCGGAGGCAAAACTATCGCAGTTAATCTTCTGAATGAGCGTGAATCAAACATTGCGCCGTCCGAGTCATACGGCCAGAAAGGCGAGGAATTTGTTTTAAAGCCTGTAAAGGAGCAGAGAAAATTCCAGCTTGAAATTCCCCTGCTTATCGCATCAATGCTTATTTTGATGCTCGAATTGCTTTATATAAAAATAAGAGGCGAGATATAA